Proteins from a genomic interval of Undibacterium parvum:
- the nirB gene encoding nitrite reductase large subunit NirB, producing the protein MKKLKLVMVGNGMAGARTLEELLKIAPDLYDITVFGAEPHANYNRILLSPVLSGEQAFKDIMLNDEAWYAENNITLHLGKKIVKIDRVKRIVIAEDGTEAEYDRLLMATGSSPFILPVPGKDARGVIAYRDIYDTNTMIAAAEKHTHAVVIGGGLLGLEAANGLMMRGMQVSVVHLPGWLMERQLDPVAAKMLQKSLEDRGLNFLLEKNTEAILSDDQGQVKGIRFTDGLEIPAQLIVMAVGIRPNTTLAESAGLHCNRGIVVNDTMQTFDPRIYSVGECVNHRGTAYGLVAPLYEMAKVCANHLANFGIARYQGSVTSTKLKVTGIDLFSAGEFMGGADTEAIILSDPIGGVYKKLVIKDDKLVGACLYGDTSDGSWYFKLLREGKSIAEFRDTLMFGESSTGDTGHEGYSKAAAMPDTAEVCGCNGVCKGTIVNTIKEKGLLTLDEVRKHTKASASCGSCTGLVEQILMFTVGSDYSDVAKVKAMCSCTDHTHQEVRDAIKAQKYLTVASTQQGMNWRTPDGCSSCRPAINYYLISTWPREAKDDPQSRFINERSHANIQKDGTYSVIPRMWGGETNASELRRIADVVDKYQIPTVKVTGGQRIDLLGVKKEDLRAVWQDLGMPSGLAYAKGLRTVKTCVGSEWCRMGTQNSTLMGQQLERELARMYAPHKVKLAVSGCPRNCAESGIKDVGIIGVESGWEVYVGGNGGIKTEVAQFFVKLKTHEEVMEYTGAFLELYRQEGWYLERTVHYLERVGLDHVKRIVLDDAERRKELYANLLFALEGESDPWHQPEKAQVDTRQFEMLSV; encoded by the coding sequence ATGAAGAAGTTGAAGCTAGTGATGGTAGGGAACGGTATGGCAGGCGCGCGTACCTTAGAAGAGTTGTTGAAGATCGCCCCCGATCTGTACGATATTACGGTTTTTGGTGCAGAGCCACACGCCAATTACAATCGCATTCTTTTGTCCCCAGTGCTCTCCGGTGAGCAAGCTTTCAAAGACATCATGCTCAATGATGAAGCCTGGTATGCAGAAAACAATATCACCCTGCATCTGGGCAAAAAGATCGTCAAGATCGATAGAGTGAAGCGCATCGTCATTGCCGAAGATGGCACCGAGGCTGAGTACGATCGCTTGCTGATGGCCACCGGCTCTTCGCCGTTTATCTTGCCAGTGCCAGGCAAAGATGCGCGAGGCGTGATTGCCTATCGCGATATTTACGATACCAATACCATGATCGCGGCAGCCGAGAAGCATACTCATGCGGTGGTTATCGGTGGTGGTTTGCTCGGTCTGGAAGCGGCTAACGGCTTGATGATGCGCGGCATGCAAGTGTCGGTGGTGCATTTGCCGGGCTGGCTGATGGAGCGTCAACTCGATCCAGTCGCCGCCAAGATGCTGCAAAAATCTCTGGAAGATCGCGGCCTGAACTTCCTACTGGAAAAAAATACCGAAGCCATCCTGAGTGACGATCAAGGTCAGGTCAAAGGCATACGTTTCACCGATGGTTTAGAAATCCCGGCGCAACTGATTGTGATGGCGGTCGGGATACGCCCGAATACCACACTGGCAGAATCGGCCGGTCTGCATTGCAACCGCGGCATCGTGGTGAATGACACCATGCAAACTTTCGACCCGCGTATCTATTCGGTCGGTGAGTGCGTGAATCATCGCGGCACCGCTTACGGTCTGGTTGCGCCTTTGTATGAAATGGCGAAAGTCTGCGCCAATCATCTGGCCAATTTCGGCATCGCGCGCTACCAGGGTTCGGTCACGTCGACCAAACTCAAGGTCACCGGTATCGATTTGTTTTCGGCTGGCGAATTCATGGGTGGCGCTGACACCGAAGCCATCATCTTGTCTGACCCTATCGGTGGCGTGTATAAAAAGCTGGTGATTAAGGACGATAAATTAGTCGGTGCCTGCCTGTATGGCGATACCTCGGACGGTAGCTGGTATTTCAAATTGCTGCGCGAAGGCAAGAGCATCGCCGAGTTCCGTGACACTCTGATGTTTGGTGAATCGAGTACCGGTGATACTGGCCATGAAGGCTATAGCAAAGCTGCAGCCATGCCCGATACCGCCGAAGTCTGCGGTTGCAACGGGGTTTGTAAAGGCACTATCGTCAATACGATTAAAGAAAAAGGTCTGCTCACTTTAGACGAGGTGCGCAAGCATACCAAGGCTTCTGCTTCTTGCGGTTCTTGCACAGGTTTAGTCGAACAAATCTTGATGTTTACGGTCGGTAGCGATTATAGCGATGTGGCGAAAGTTAAAGCCATGTGTAGTTGTACCGATCACACCCATCAAGAAGTGCGTGATGCAATCAAGGCACAAAAATATCTGACTGTCGCCAGCACCCAGCAAGGCATGAACTGGCGTACCCCTGACGGCTGTTCTAGCTGCCGCCCCGCGATCAATTACTACCTGATCTCAACCTGGCCACGCGAAGCCAAGGACGATCCGCAATCACGCTTCATCAATGAGCGTTCGCACGCGAATATCCAGAAAGACGGCACTTACTCGGTGATACCGCGTATGTGGGGTGGTGAGACCAATGCCTCAGAGTTACGCCGGATTGCCGACGTGGTGGATAAATACCAAATTCCTACCGTCAAAGTGACGGGCGGTCAGCGTATCGATTTACTCGGTGTCAAGAAAGAAGATCTGCGCGCAGTTTGGCAAGATCTGGGCATGCCTTCCGGACTGGCCTACGCCAAGGGCCTGCGTACCGTAAAAACTTGCGTGGGGAGCGAGTGGTGTCGTATGGGTACTCAAAACTCTACCCTGATGGGTCAGCAATTAGAGCGCGAATTAGCCCGCATGTATGCGCCGCATAAAGTCAAATTGGCAGTCTCCGGTTGCCCACGAAACTGCGCTGAATCCGGGATCAAAGACGTAGGGATTATCGGTGTTGAATCTGGCTGGGAAGTGTATGTGGGCGGTAATGGCGGCATCAAAACCGAAGTCGCGCAATTCTTCGTCAAGCTCAAAACCCATGAAGAAGTGATGGAATACACCGGCGCTTTCCTGGAACTATATCGTCAGGAAGGCTGGTACCTGGAGCGCACCGTGCATTATCTGGAACGGGTAGGGCTGGATCACGTCAAGCGCATCGTCCTCGATGACGCTGAGCGCCGCAAAGAGCTGTATGCGAACTTGCTGTTTGCGCTAGAAGGTGAAAGCGATCCATGGCACCAACCAGAAAAAGCACAAGTCGATACGCGTCAGTTTGAGATGCTGAGCGTGTAG
- a CDS encoding GNAT family N-acetyltransferase, with translation MTLELFMASSDEEIMGCFPAFKELRPLLELEKFLAQIRRQESQGYQILALQHEGRIKSVAGFRYMEFLGRGKVLFIDDLSTQQNARGNGFAGKILDRLNAQAKEAGCAALHLDSGYARHAAHRLYLEKGFQFNSHHLALVLE, from the coding sequence ATGACTCTAGAATTATTTATGGCTAGCTCTGACGAGGAAATCATGGGCTGCTTCCCGGCTTTCAAAGAACTCAGACCGCTGTTAGAACTTGAGAAATTTTTAGCGCAAATCAGACGACAAGAGAGTCAGGGCTATCAGATTCTGGCACTGCAACATGAAGGCCGCATAAAAAGTGTCGCTGGTTTTAGATATATGGAATTTTTAGGCCGAGGTAAAGTCCTTTTCATCGACGATCTAAGCACCCAGCAAAACGCCAGAGGCAATGGTTTTGCTGGCAAAATCTTAGACCGTTTAAATGCGCAGGCCAAAGAGGCTGGCTGCGCCGCCCTACACCTAGACTCAGGCTACGCACGCCACGCGGCACACCGTCTGTATCTGGAAAAAGGCTTTCAGTTTAATAGCCATCATCTGGCACTTGTGCTCGAATAA
- a CDS encoding bifunctional protein-serine/threonine kinase/phosphatase, with protein MPLIVSTGHHSLAGVRPRNEDFVGMVTPNEPELSSKGLIAAIADGVSGNEGGREASEYAVRGLLTDYYATPDTWEITTSLEKVLVAINSWVQQQGTVRRELAGMASTLTALVLRGRMYYTAHVGDTRCYLLRDDGFGKLQKLTQDHVWDRPEMQHVLTRAIGMDTRLAVDHGMGEVRQNDVFLLASDGVWAALSEYDICDTLKQVSQHSLTPELASQTLCQAALAAGSQDNCSAIVLQVTSLPEGDLRDALSELRSLPAPPKLKPGQMIDGYLVEEILHTSMTTLLYLVNDSVQHRKLVLKTLHPDRANDAHERSAFAHEAWLAKRVVARFFPQVITPEQRNFLYYLSTWHAGDSLQNRLLAGQHFTVPDVITYGSKLVRAIGALHRRSIVHRDIKPDNVHLGEDGEIRILDLGVAQSGLDAQDQNLSASFNMAGTPSFLAPEQFQGAKATAQSDIYATGVTLYYLLTRHYPYGEIEPFQRPKFGDAVVPSRYRPDLPIWLENVLLKAVAREPQERFETAEEFLLALERGAARPLPAPNATPLVNSDPATLWRAIAVGAIVLNLLLLYVLIVR; from the coding sequence ATGCCCCTGATCGTTAGCACTGGCCACCACTCGCTGGCGGGAGTTCGTCCACGCAATGAAGACTTCGTCGGCATGGTCACGCCGAACGAGCCCGAGCTTTCTAGTAAGGGCTTGATCGCCGCAATTGCCGATGGCGTCTCAGGTAACGAGGGTGGGCGCGAGGCTTCTGAATATGCGGTGCGTGGTTTGCTGACCGATTATTACGCCACTCCCGACACCTGGGAAATCACCACCTCACTAGAGAAAGTGCTGGTCGCCATCAATAGCTGGGTGCAGCAGCAAGGCACGGTAAGGCGCGAATTGGCTGGCATGGCCAGTACCCTGACGGCACTGGTGCTGCGCGGTCGTATGTATTACACCGCGCATGTGGGCGATACCCGCTGCTATTTGCTACGCGATGATGGCTTTGGCAAGCTACAAAAACTGACGCAAGACCATGTCTGGGATAGACCGGAAATGCAGCACGTACTGACCCGCGCAATCGGCATGGACACCCGTCTGGCGGTCGATCATGGCATGGGTGAAGTACGTCAGAACGATGTGTTTTTACTCGCCAGCGATGGGGTCTGGGCGGCCCTCAGCGAATACGATATTTGCGATACCTTAAAACAAGTCAGTCAGCACAGCCTAACACCCGAACTAGCCAGTCAAACTCTGTGCCAGGCAGCGTTAGCGGCGGGCTCGCAAGACAATTGCAGTGCCATCGTGCTGCAAGTGACGAGCCTGCCCGAAGGCGATTTGCGCGATGCCTTATCCGAACTACGCAGCCTGCCAGCGCCACCCAAGCTGAAACCCGGGCAGATGATAGACGGCTACCTGGTCGAAGAAATTTTGCACACCTCGATGACCACCCTGCTCTACCTGGTCAACGACAGCGTGCAGCACCGCAAGCTGGTGTTAAAAACCCTGCATCCTGATCGTGCCAACGACGCCCATGAGCGCTCTGCTTTTGCGCATGAAGCCTGGCTTGCCAAGCGGGTAGTGGCACGCTTCTTCCCGCAAGTGATCACGCCTGAACAAAGAAATTTTCTGTACTACCTGTCGACCTGGCATGCCGGTGATTCGCTGCAGAACCGGCTGCTCGCAGGCCAGCATTTTACCGTGCCCGATGTCATCACCTACGGCAGCAAATTAGTGCGTGCCATCGGTGCCTTGCATAGACGTAGTATTGTGCATAGAGACATTAAACCAGACAATGTGCATCTGGGCGAAGATGGCGAGATCCGCATTCTCGATCTAGGCGTTGCGCAATCTGGTCTGGATGCACAAGACCAGAATTTATCGGCCAGTTTTAACATGGCCGGCACCCCGTCCTTTCTCGCCCCCGAACAATTTCAGGGTGCCAAGGCCACCGCTCAGAGCGACATCTACGCCACCGGCGTCACCCTGTATTACCTGCTGACGCGGCACTATCCTTACGGTGAGATAGAACCGTTTCAAAGACCAAAATTTGGCGATGCTGTGGTGCCTAGCCGCTACCGCCCCGATCTGCCGATCTGGCTAGAAAACGTCTTGCTCAAAGCAGTTGCGCGCGAGCCGCAAGAGCGCTTCGAAACCGCCGAAGAATTTTTACTCGCACTGGAACGCGGTGCCGCCCGTCCACTGCCCGCCCCCAACGCCACCCCGCTGGTCAACAGCGACCCCGCCACCCTATGGCGCGCCATCGCAGTCGGCGCCATCGTGCTCAATCTACTCTTGCTGTATGTGTTGATCGTACGTTAA
- a CDS encoding DUF1294 domain-containing protein, translating into MANPVAKPMTNSRTKNTPKASSKPAARGQSKGQSSWLALSVIPLFILLYLLIDLRWPMPHWWALSYLLLSLLCLVVYAIDKAAAKAGRWRTPENTLHLLALSGGWPGALLAQQWLRHKSSKLAFRIVFWITVVLNIALFLLFTTPLLALFNY; encoded by the coding sequence ATGGCCAATCCCGTAGCTAAACCCATGACCAACAGCCGCACTAAAAATACCCCGAAAGCCAGCTCAAAACCGGCCGCACGCGGCCAGTCAAAAGGGCAATCGAGTTGGCTTGCGCTTAGCGTGATTCCACTCTTTATCTTGCTGTATTTATTGATCGATCTGCGCTGGCCAATGCCACATTGGTGGGCACTCAGTTATCTGCTGCTCAGTCTGCTCTGCTTGGTGGTCTATGCGATCGACAAAGCCGCGGCTAAAGCTGGACGCTGGCGCACCCCAGAAAACACTTTGCACTTGCTGGCTTTGTCGGGTGGCTGGCCGGGCGCGCTGCTGGCGCAACAGTGGCTGCGGCATAAATCGAGTAAGCTGGCATTTCGCATCGTATTTTGGATCACAGTCGTGCTCAATATCGCGCTGTTTCTACTGTTCACGACGCCCCTGTTGGCGCTGTTCAATTATTGA
- a CDS encoding DinB family protein → MNSITFDTLAAFPAQLQAHYDAIPDDFKHWAPASWDGVPSEAFTAIQQICHIRDIEIEGYQLRFSRTLNEVNPLLLSIDSEPLAISRAYAKQDAAEVFASFCTARAQTMRLLRSVTEEQFKRKAQFEGYGPLSMRSLVHYLCSHDQQHLAGLQWLLGKIEAVRA, encoded by the coding sequence ATGAATTCCATCACCTTCGATACACTAGCAGCCTTCCCAGCGCAGTTGCAGGCGCACTACGATGCGATACCTGATGATTTTAAACACTGGGCGCCCGCCTCTTGGGACGGTGTTCCTAGTGAGGCATTTACCGCGATACAGCAGATTTGCCATATCCGGGACATAGAGATCGAGGGCTATCAGCTGCGCTTTAGTCGCACCCTGAACGAAGTGAATCCGCTTTTGCTCTCGATAGACAGTGAACCACTCGCCATCAGTCGCGCCTATGCAAAGCAAGATGCGGCTGAGGTATTTGCCTCATTTTGCACGGCGCGGGCGCAAACCATGCGCTTACTGCGCAGCGTCACTGAAGAACAATTTAAGCGCAAGGCGCAGTTTGAAGGCTATGGGCCGCTCAGCATGCGCAGTCTGGTGCATTATTTGTGCAGCCACGATCAACAACATCTGGCCGGCTTGCAATGGTTACTTGGAAAAATAGAAGCCGTGCGTGCTTAA
- a CDS encoding nitrate/nitrite transporter, translating into MQKTSFWKAGHTPTLLASFFYFDLSFMVWVLLGPLGIQIAKDLGLSAAQKGLMVATPLLAGALLRIVMGMLVDHLKPKKAGLIGQVVVIAGLSWAWLGNLHSYEQLLFLGIILGVAGAAFAVALPLASRWYPPEHQGTALGIAGAGNSGTAFAALFAPTLAIMFGWQNVFGLAIIPLLVALAVYMVFAKDAPGEVPSKSLGEYLAVLKDKDAWWFMFFYSVTFGGFSGLASSLTIYFNTQYGLSPITAGYFTAACVFAGSMVRPMGGRIADRIGGIKTLSIMYVIAAAFLFVASTGLQSAIGAVIVFVGAMLALGTGNGAVFQLVPQRFRKEMGVMTGLVGMAGGIGGFYLASSLGYSRQLTGSYQIGLTIFASLAVIALLGLSLVKKRWRTTWGSAAMTTAKI; encoded by the coding sequence ATGCAAAAAACCTCATTCTGGAAAGCCGGGCACACCCCGACTTTACTCGCCTCCTTCTTTTACTTTGACCTCAGCTTTATGGTCTGGGTCTTACTCGGCCCCCTAGGTATACAGATCGCGAAAGACCTTGGTTTAAGCGCGGCGCAAAAAGGCTTGATGGTGGCCACGCCCTTGCTGGCCGGAGCCTTGCTGCGCATCGTGATGGGTATGCTGGTGGATCACTTAAAACCAAAAAAAGCCGGCTTAATCGGCCAGGTGGTGGTGATCGCGGGTCTGAGCTGGGCCTGGTTGGGTAATTTGCACAGCTATGAGCAATTGCTGTTTCTGGGCATCATCTTGGGCGTGGCTGGTGCTGCTTTTGCAGTGGCATTGCCACTAGCCTCACGCTGGTATCCGCCTGAGCACCAGGGCACCGCCCTGGGTATCGCCGGTGCCGGTAATTCTGGTACTGCCTTCGCGGCCCTGTTTGCGCCTACTTTAGCAATTATGTTCGGCTGGCAGAACGTATTTGGCCTGGCCATCATCCCCTTGCTGGTCGCTCTGGCGGTGTACATGGTGTTTGCCAAGGATGCGCCGGGCGAAGTACCGAGCAAATCATTGGGTGAATATCTGGCGGTATTAAAAGACAAGGACGCCTGGTGGTTTATGTTCTTTTACAGCGTGACCTTTGGTGGCTTCTCGGGATTGGCGTCATCCCTGACGATTTATTTCAATACTCAATATGGATTATCGCCTATCACTGCTGGTTACTTCACCGCCGCCTGCGTGTTCGCCGGCTCTATGGTCAGACCTATGGGCGGGCGTATCGCCGACCGCATCGGTGGCATCAAAACGCTTTCTATCATGTATGTGATTGCGGCGGCCTTCTTGTTCGTCGCTTCTACCGGCTTACAATCAGCGATAGGCGCGGTGATTGTGTTTGTCGGTGCGATGCTGGCACTGGGTACCGGCAACGGTGCAGTGTTTCAATTGGTGCCGCAACGTTTCCGCAAAGAGATGGGCGTGATGACAGGATTAGTGGGTATGGCGGGCGGTATCGGTGGATTCTATTTAGCTTCCAGCCTCGGTTATTCACGCCAGCTCACCGGCAGCTACCAGATCGGTCTGACCATCTTCGCCAGTCTGGCTGTGATCGCCTTATTGGGTTTATCATTGGTCAAAAAACGCTGGCGCACTACCTGGGGCTCGGCTGCCATGACCACTGCTAAGATTTAA
- a CDS encoding GNAT family N-acetyltransferase — translation MISIEPASHTHKDALIALILQIQRQEFGLASSLADLPDLADIAHYYRSAGGDFWVALCGDEVVGTLGLRCIGQQQGALRKLYVKASYRGAQHGIATLLMARLLTAAHAAQIHTLYLATTEKFAAACRYYEKTGFSQVTLESLPAAFPRIPQETRFYTRKID, via the coding sequence ATGATCAGCATAGAGCCCGCCAGCCACACCCACAAAGACGCCCTGATCGCGCTGATACTGCAGATACAGCGGCAAGAATTTGGGCTGGCTAGCAGCTTAGCGGATCTGCCCGATCTGGCAGATATTGCACACTATTACCGCAGCGCCGGTGGCGATTTTTGGGTGGCGCTATGCGGTGATGAAGTGGTCGGCACGCTAGGCTTACGCTGCATAGGCCAACAGCAAGGCGCGCTGCGCAAACTGTATGTCAAGGCCAGCTACCGCGGTGCTCAGCATGGTATCGCGACGCTATTGATGGCGCGTTTATTGACGGCGGCGCATGCCGCGCAGATACACACCCTGTACCTGGCGACCACAGAAAAATTCGCCGCGGCCTGTCGCTACTATGAAAAAACCGGTTTTAGCCAAGTCACGCTGGAGTCATTGCCAGCGGCGTTCCCGCGCATCCCGCAAGAAACGCGTTTCTACACCCGCAAGATCGACTGA
- the nirD gene encoding nitrite reductase small subunit NirD, which produces MSQEWQAICKVEDIPVLGARVVVRSAKPDVAIFRNSQNKIFALLDKCPHKGGPLSQGIVFGEKVACPLHNWNIELPTGCAVSPDEGCTQKFSLKVELELVYLDAAELRTLALDAS; this is translated from the coding sequence ATGTCGCAAGAATGGCAAGCCATCTGTAAAGTCGAAGATATCCCAGTGCTGGGCGCGCGTGTCGTGGTGCGTAGCGCGAAACCCGATGTGGCGATTTTTAGAAATAGTCAAAACAAAATTTTTGCCTTGTTAGATAAGTGTCCGCATAAAGGCGGGCCGCTCTCGCAAGGTATCGTGTTCGGTGAAAAAGTGGCCTGCCCGCTGCATAACTGGAACATAGAATTGCCGACCGGTTGCGCGGTCTCGCCGGACGAGGGTTGCACCCAGAAATTTAGCCTCAAGGTAGAACTAGAGCTGGTGTATCTGGATGCGGCGGAGTTGCGTACGCTGGCGCTGGACGCCAGCTGA